Within Streptomyces sp. NBC_00704, the genomic segment GTCGGCGCACCGCGTCGAGCAGTGCGGCGTTGGAGAGGGACTCCAGGACGGAGTCCTCGGGTGAGCGCTCGACCTCGTTGGCGTCGAGCATCTCGCCGGTGGTCACCTCCAGCCGGAAACGGCTCGACTTGAAGTGGTCGGCGACGAGGTTGCGGGCGATGGTGACGAGCCAGGCGCCGAAGTCGCGGCCCTGCCAGGTGAACGTCCCGATGCGACGCAGGGCGCGCAGGAACGTCTCGCTGGTGAGGTCCTCGGCTGTCGCCTTGCCGCCCACGCGGTAGTAGATGTAGCGGTACACGGTGTCGCTGTACTGGTCGTACAGCCGCCCGAAGGCGTCGGCCTCGCCGGCCTGTGCGCGTTCGACGAGATCCATCATCCGGGCGCTGTCGCTGTCGGCGGCCGGTCGGCGGGCGGTGGTCGCGCCGGTCGGGCGTCCTCTTCTGCCGACCGCGGCGCTGCCTTCTGCCAGTGCATAGCACGGGCCCGCCGGAGCGGCTGTGGCGAAGGCGGGGACGGCGTACGCGGTGGGGACGAAGCCGCGCAACAGGTCCTGGACCGTAGCGACCGTTGCGCGCAGCGTAGCCAGGCCCGAGGTGTCAACCCCGACGTGTGGGTACACGGGACTCCCAGAGGCAGAGCTTCCATCACGTGCAGTGCGGAACCTTTCACCCGTCGTGACGACGGGAGGGGTGCCGGAATGCGTCTGAGGAGAATAACGCTTCGTACAGGCCCTGCTACACCGAGTTGCTCAAATCATCGATTACGTCGCTTCTGTGGCCTATTGGCGCTCGATCAAGTCACGCAAGATGAACGATTGTTGACTGAATTGGTTCGGGTTTCGGGTCGGTCCGGGGCGTGTTGTGGCTGTCCGCGGACAACAGGACTGCGTGTGGGGTTACGGGGGTACGGCCGTTGGATTGGCCGGGTTTGCTCGTGGGTGTGGAGTGTTGTCGGGCGCAATGACGAAGCGGCCGGGCGATTGTCGTACCGCCGCGGCCGCTTCCGCCGTTCTCCGTGCCCGTCGTTCTCCGGGCCCGCCGCTCGCCTACCGGCGCCGCCGGTGCAGGGCGATGGCCGCCGCGGTGCCGCCCGCGACCGCGCCCACGCCCGCCGCCGCCGGGATGCCCACCTTCGCCGCCTTGCGGCCGGTGCGGTAGTCGCGCAGCCGCCAGTCCAGGGTGCGGGCGTGCTTGCGCAGCTTGGCGTCGGGGTTGATGGCGTAGGGGTGGCCGACCAGGGACAGCATCGGGATGTCGTTGTGGGAGTCGCTGTAGGCGGCGCAGCGCGAGAGGTCCAGGTTCTCCGCGGCCGCGAGCGCGCGCACCGCCTCGGCCTTCGCGGGCCCGTGCAGCGGTTCGCCGACGAGCTTGCCGGTGTAGACGCCGTCGACCGACTCGGCGACCGTGCCGAGCGCGCCGGTGAGGCCGAGGCGGCGGGCGATCACCTGGGCGATCTCCACCGGGGCCGCCGTGACCAGCCACACCTTCTGGCCGGCGTCGAGGTGGGCCTGGGCGAGGGCGCGGGTGCCCGGCCAGATGCGCTCGGCCATGTACTCGTCGTAGATCTCCTCGCCGATCGACATCAGCTCGGAGACGCGGTGGCCCTGCACGATGGACAGCGCCGAGTCGCGGGCCTCCTGCATGTGCTCGGGGTCCTCGACGCCGGCCAGCCGGAACCAGGCCTGCTGCCAGGCGAAGCGGACCAGGTCCTGGGTCTCGAAGAACTTCCGTTTGTACAGGCCGCGGCCGAAGTGGAAGAGCGCCGCGCCCTGCATGACGGTGTTGTCGAGGTCGAAGAAGGCGGCGGCCAGCGCGTCGCCGTGCACCGGGAACTGCGGCTCCCGGGCGGAAGCGTCCGGGGCGTCCTGGGAGTCCAGGGCCTGGGTGGACTTGCGGGCTGCCTCCGCCGAGGCCTCGCCTGCCAACACGCTCCGCGCCGTGGCGGAGCGCCTACGGGGGGTGAGCCATCCTAGAGCGGCCATGGCGTGAGCATAGCCATTGTGTTCGGCGGTTCCGGATCGGAGAGGTTCGAAGGAGGTGAACTCGCCGGGGCCACGCCGTGGAGAAAGCGCGAGAATGGCGGTATGAGTCCCCTCTTTCGACGCAAGGCCGGGCCGGGCGACCGGTCGGTCACGCTGATCCGCAAGTCCGGCTGCCATCTGTGCGACGACGCCGAGCGGGTGGTCGACAAGGTCTGCGCGGAGCTCGGCGTGCCCTGGGAACAGAAGGACATCGCCGACGACCGGGAGCTGTACGACCGGTACTGGGAGCAGATTCCGGTCGTCCTCGTGGACGGCAGACAGCACACGTTCTGGCGGGTGGACGAGGACCGGCTGCGCGGGGAGCTGACCGGCTGAGGAACTGACCGAGCAGTACAAGGGGCGCCGAACGTCGCTTAGGATCGATGGTGGTTCGGACGCGGGGGCGGGATTCACGAGGAGAGTGGCGGTTTTGCCCCCTGGAATGACGCGCGTGACCCCGGTCACGTTGGCCGGGCAAATCGGACACCATCTTTGTGCACGCGTTCACAAAGACATAGCCTGCTGTCGACGGGGCGGTCTGGGAACGTACGACCGCCCACAGCCCCGCTCTACCCGCAGGAGCACCGTGGCAACTGGCCGAACTCACCGACCGGCGACCCGTGGCCGAGGGATTCCCGAGGCCACCGTCGCCCGCCTTCCGCTGTACCTCCGCGCGCTGACCGCACTGTCGGAGCGCTCGGTGCCCACGGTCTCCTCCGAGGAGCTCGCGGCCGCGGCGGGGGTCAACTCCGCCAAGCTGCGCAAGGACTTCTCCTACCTCGGTTCCTACGGCACGCGGGGCGTCGGCTACGACGTCGAGTATCTCGTCTACCAGATCTCCCGTGAACTGGGGCTCACCCAGGACTGGCCGGTAGTGATCGTCGGCATCGGAAACCTCGGCGCGGCGCTCGCCAACTACGGCGGCTTCGCCTCGCGCGGCTTCCGCGTCGCGGCGCTCATCGACGCCGACCCCGCCATGGCCGGCAAGCAGGTCGCCGGGATCGCCGTCCAGCACAGCGACGGCCTGGAGAAGATCATCTCCGACAACGGGGTCTCCATCGGCGTCATCACCACCCCGCCGTCCGTGGCCCAGCAGGTCTGCGACCGGCTCGTGGCCGCCGGCGTCACCTCCATCCTGAACTTCGCGCCGACCGTGCTGTCCGTGCCGGACGGCGTCGACGTGCGCAAGGTCGACCTCTCGATCGAGCTCCAGATCCTCGCCTTCCACGAGCAGCGCAAGGCCGGCGAGGAGGCCGCCCTCAACGAGGCAGCCGCCCTGTCCGCGTCCGCCGGCCGCGGCGACTCCACCGACCAGGGACCCGACGGGGACGTGCCCGCCGTGATGCCGGCATGAGTCTCCTCGTCGTCGGACTGAGCCACCGCAGCGCTCCCGTGAGCGTGCTGGAGCGGGCGTCGCTGTCCGCGGACGCCCAGTCCAAGCTGCTCCAGGACACCGTCGCCGCCGAGCCCGCCGCCGAGGCCGCCGTCCTCGCCACCTGCAACCGGATCGAGCTGTACGCCGACGTGGACAAGTTCCACGCGGGCGTCGCCGAGCTGTCCACGCTGCTCGCCCAGCACAGCGGGGTCGGCCTGGAGGAGCTCACTCCCTATCTCTACGTGCACTACGAGGACCGCGCCGTCCACCACTTCTTCTCGGTGGCCTGCGGACTGGACTCCATGGTCGTCGGCGAGGGCCAGATCCTCGGGCAGATCAAGGACGCCCTGGCCCGCGCGCAGGAGCTGCACACCGCCGGACGGCTGCTGAACGACCTGTTCCAGCAGGCCCTGCGGGTCGGCAAGCGCGCCCACTCCGAGACCGGCATCGACCGCGCCGGGCAGTCCCTGGTCACCTTCGGCCTGGAGCAGCTGGCCGCGGGCGGGGACGTGCGGGACTGGGCGCGGGGCAAGCGCGCCCTCGTGATCGGCGCGGGATCCATGTCGTCGCTGGCCGCCGCCACCCTGGCGCGCGCCGGGGTCGCCGAGGTCGTCGTCGCCAACCGCACCCTGGACCGCGCCGAGCGGCTCACCCGGATACTGGCCGAGGCCGACGGCGGACACGTGTCGGCCCGCGCGGTACCGATGGAGTCGGTGCCGGCCGAGCTGACACGTGCCGACGTGGCCGTCTCCTGCACCGGGGCCACGGGCCTGGTCCTGACGGCGGAGTCGGTCGCGGCGGCGGTCGAGGGCCGCACCGGCGCGCCCGTCGCCTTCGACGAGGAGGCCGCCCCGGCCGGTGAACGGCCGCTGCCGGCCGCCTCCGCGGGCAGCGACGACAACTGCCCGCTCGACCTGGCCGCCGTCCAGCAGTCCGGGGTGCAGCGCGACGGGTTCTCCGTGATCGGGGAGGCCGCCGTCGCCGGCATGGACGCCGCCACGCTGGAGCAGCACGCCGCCTGGGTCGACAACGCCACCGTCGACCGGCGGCTCGCCGGCCGGCGCGGTCCCGAGGCCGACGCCGAGCTGATCGCCGCGCTCGCCGCGACCGCCGCCGCCGTCGGCCGCATCCCCGAGCGCCGCACACCCGAGCCGGTCGCCGCGCTCGTCCGGCCGCAGCCGGTGCTCTTCCTGCTCGACCTGGCGATGCCGCGGGACGTCGACGCGGCCGCCCACCGCCTCGCCGGGGTGCGGCTCGTCGACATCGAGTCGCTCTCCGAGGCCTCGGCCGACGCGCCGATGGCCGCCGACGTCGACCAGGTGCGGCGGATCGTCGCCGACGAGGTCGCCGCGTTCGGGGCGGCGCAGCGGGCCGCGCACATCACGCCGACCGTGGTCGCGCTGCGCGCCATGGCCGCCGACGTGGTGGCCGGCGAGATCGCCCGGCTCGACGGGCGGCTGCCCGGCCTGGACGACAGGCACCGCGCCGAGATCACCCAGACCGTGAAGCGCGTCGTCGACAAGCTGCTGCACGCGCCGACCGTGCGGGTCAAGCAGCTCGCCGCCGAACCCGGCGGCGCCGGGTACGCGGACGCGCTGCGGACTCTGTTCGACCTCGACCAGGAGACGGTGGCCGCCGTGTCCCGGGCCGAGGACAGCACCGAGAAGACATCAGAGAACCGAGGGCCGGCATGAGCGGCATGAGTACGAAGGCACTGAGACTGGGGACGAGGCGGAGCAGACTCGCCATGGCCCAGTCCGGGCAGGTCGCGGAGGCCGTGAGCCAGGTGACCGGGCGGCCCGTGGAGCTCGTCGAGATCACCACCTACGGCGACGTGTCCCGTGAGCACCTCGCGCAGATCGGCGGCACGGGCGTCTTCGTGACCGCGCTGCGCGACGCGCTGGCCAAGGGTGAGGTCGACTTCGCGGTTCACTCGCTGAAGGACCTCCCCACCACCCAGCCCGAGGACCTGGTGCTGGCCGCCGTGCCGGTGCGCGAGGACCCGCGCGACGCGATCGTCGCCCGGGACGCGCTGAAGTTCACCGACCTGCCGCGCGGGGCGCGCATAGGCACCGGCTCGCCGCGCCGCATGGCGCAGCTGAACGCGTACGCGCGCAGCCACGGGCTGGACATACAGACCGTGCCGATACGCGGGAACGTCGACACCCGCATCGGGTACGTGCACGACGGCGAGCTGGACGCGGTGGTGCTGGCCGCGGCCGGCCTGAGCCGCATCGGCCGCCTCGACGAGGTCACCGACTTCCTGTCGATAGACACGGTTCTGCCCGCTCCCGGCCAGGGAGCACTGGCGATCGAATGCGCCGCGCACGACGCGTCGCTGATCTCCGCGCTCGGCGCGCTCGACGACCCGTTCACCCGGGTCGCCGTGACCGCCGAACGGTCCCTGCTCGCCGCCCTGGAGGCCGGCTGCAGCGCCCCTGTGGGCGCACTGGCCGACCTCCTGGCCGACGGGCAGATTGTCAACGAAATGCGCCTGCGGGGCGTCGTCGGGACTCCCGACGGCTCTCGCACGGTGCAGCTGTCCACCACCGGTCCCGTGCCCGAGACGCACGACGGGGCGATGGCGCTCGGTCGCGAACTCGCCGCCGAGATGCTCGCCCAGGGCGCGGCCGGTCTGATGGGGGAGCAAGCACAGTGAGCCCCACCGCCCTTCCAGCCGCTGGCCTCGAACACGGGCACGTCACCTTCCTGGGTGCCGGACCCGGGGATCCGGGACTGCTGACTCTGCGCGCCGTGGAGGCGCTGGCGCACGCGGACGTCCTCGTCGCCGAGCACGAGGTGCTCGACGTCGTGCGGACGCACGCCAGGCCCGGCGTCGCCGTCGTGCACGCGGACGCGAGTCCTTCTCCGGACTCCGCCGCGGGCACGGGCACGCCGTTCCCGACGCTCGTTGACGGCACGTCAACAACCGCTGAGACACCCGCTGTGCGCGATGCCGCACATCTTGTCATGGAGGCCGCGCGGGGCGGCAGGCGGGTCGTCCGTGCGGTGTCCGGGGACCCCGGACTCGACGCGTACGCGGCGGAGGAGATGCTCGCGTGCGCCGCCGCCGGCGTCCCCTTCGAGGTCGTGCCCGGCGTCGCGGCCGCGGTCGGCGTGCCCGCGTACGCCGGTGTGCCGCTGCGCGACGCGCAGGGCGCGGACGTCCGCTTCGTCGACGCGCGCACCGCCTCGGACCGCTGCTGGACCGAGGTCGGCGCGTCCGACGGCACGGTCGTGGTGTCGACGACCCTCGACTCCGTGGCCGCGGCCGCGGGGGAGCTGGTCTCGGCGGGCCGCAAGCCCGACACCCCGATGACGGTGACCGTCGCCGGCACGACGACCCGGCAGCGCACCTGGTCGGCGACGCTCGGCACCATCGCGCAGACCCTGAAGCAGGCCAAGGTGCTGCCCTCCCCGGAGGGCGGCCGGCCGGTCATAGCCGTGGTCGGTGAGCGTTCCGCCCCCGCCCAGCGCGACCAGCTGGCGTGGTTCGAGTCCAAGCCGCTGTTCGGCTGGAAGGTGCTCGTCCCGCGCACGAAGGAGCAGGCGGTCTCGCTCTCCGACCAGCTGCGGTCCTACGGGGCCGTGCCGCACGAGGTGCCGACGATCGCCGTCGAGCCGCCGCGCACCCCCCAGCAGATGGAGCGCGCGGTCAAGGGCCTGGTGACGGGCCGCTACGAGTGGATCGCCTTCACGTCCGTCAACGCCGTCAAGGCGGTGCGGGAGAAGTTCGAGGAGTACGGGCTCGACGCGCGCGCCTTCGCGGGCATCAAGGTGGCCGCGGTCGGCGAGCAGACGGCGAAGGCGCTGATCGCCTTCGGCGTGAAGCCCGACCTGGTGCCGAGCGGCGAGCAGTCGGCCGCCGGGCTGCTGGAGGACTGGCCGCCCTACGACCCGGTCTTCGACCCGATCGACCGGGTGTTCCTGCCGCGCGCCGACATCGCCACCGAGACCCTGGTGGCCGGGCTCATCGAGCTGGGCTGGGAGGTCGACGACGTCACCGCCTACCGGACCGTGCGGGCCTCGCCGCCGCCGGCCGAGACGCGGGAGGCGATCAAGGGCGGCGGCTTCGACGCGGTGCTCTTCACGTCGTCGTCCACCGTGCGCAACCTGGTCGGCATCGCCGGCAAGCCGCACAACGTCACGGTGATCGCCTGCATCGGCCCGGCGACCGCCAAGACGGCGGAGGAGCACGGCCTGCGGGTCGACGTGATGGCTCCCGAGCCGTCCGTGCTCAAGCTGGCCGAGGCCCTGGCCGACTTCGGCCTGCGCCGCAGGGCGGCCGCGCGGGAGGCCGGCGACCCGGTGACCCGGCCGAGCGAGCGACGCCCGGGGGCGCGGCGCAGGCGGGCTACCTAGTCGCCCGTGCGTGGTCCGCCCCAGGGGCGCCTCGCCCTGAACGGCCTCTTGTGCGCCCCGCCGTCTCCGTCGGAGACGGCGGGGCGTTCTCCTTGCGCGAGCGCTTGGCTGGGCTCCGTCCGGGGCGAGCCCCAAGCCGGCGGCGAGGTCAGTGGTCGGACGCGTAGGGCAGGAACTCCGCCCAGGCGGTGGGGGTGAGGGTGAGGCGGGGGCCGACGGGGTTCTTGGAGTCGCGGACGAGGACGTGGCTCTCGTCGGGGATGGCCACCTCGACGCAGTCAGGGCCGCTGGACGTGCTGTAGCTGCTTTTTATCCACTCCAGCTTCATGTTTCTCCAAGTACTTTCTCGACGAGGGCCGTCGACTCCCGAGGGCTGAGAGCCTGTGCCCGGATGATTCCATACTGGATGTCCAGGAGTTGCACCTCTTTCGGCTCAGCGATCACACGGCTGACGTGCACGACCTCGACGTGACCGACGGTCGTGCCGTCCGTCAGCCTGAGCAACCTGAACGACCCGTCGAGCCCCGAGTTCTCCTCGTGACCCAGAGGCAGCACCTGAAGGTCGACGTTGCCGAAATCCGCGACCGCCAACAGGTGTTCGAGTTGCGCGCGCATCACCATCTTGCCCCCGATGGGCCGACGGAGCGTCGACTCGCACTGGACAAAGCTGAAGACAGGCCGCGCCGTCGTGCCGTTGACGATCTCCTGCCGTGCCACCCGGGCCGCTACTTGCTGCTCCAACTGGTCAGCGGCGAACGGTGGCCGACGAGCGCTGAGCACCGCGCGCGCGTACTCCCTGGTCTGCAACAACCCATGAATCACCGAGTTGTTGTACGCGCACAGCTCGACCGCGTCCGCCTCCAGCCTCTTCAGGTCCCGCACTTTCTTCGGGTACCGGACCTCCGCCAGGTCCTCCTTCAGCGCCGCGATCCTGCCGCCCGCCGACAGCACCTCGTCGGCGCGGTCCAGGTACTCGGGGCGCGGAATCCGCCGCCCGCGCTCCACGGAGGAGACCTGTTCCTCGCCGTACCCGATGGCCGCCCCGAACTCGGCCTGGGTGAGGCCGGCCGACTCCCGCCACAGTTTCAGCTGCCGTTGGACGGTCCTCATCACCGCGCCGGCTTCGTCGTCGACCTCCGGTTCCGCGTCCCACCCGCTCATGTCCGCCGTCCTCCCGCCGCGCCCTTTTCGGTCCAACTCCGGGTGTCCGCGCCCCGTCAACCCGTACGGCCCGGACGGAACCGGACGTCACGCGGACGGACACCCTCCGCACGGGCCACCCTGCTTCACAGGTTACGCACGCGTGGACACGCTGAGTGACGTGAATCAGCAAACTGTGCGCGCTCCCCTCCACCAGTTCTCCGTGCCGCTCTCCGCCACCCGGCGCGGCGCGCGTCTCGCCCGCCTCCTCGCGGCCGAGCAACTCAGCGCCTGGGGTGTGCCGTTGGACCCGGCCCGGCTCGTGGTCGCGGAACTCGCCGCGAACGCGGCTCTGCACGGCCGCGTCCCCGGACGGAGCTTTCGCCTCACGCTCTCCGTCACCGCGCCAAGGACGTTGCGTGTCGAAGTCGCCGACACCCTGGGCGATCGCCTGCCGCATCGGTCACGAGAGGACTCCGGAGCCCCTCCGGAGTCCGGCTACGGGCTGTTGCTCGTCGAGGAGTCGGCCGACCGGTGGGGCGTGCGGTGCGGGCCGGTGCCGTGCAAGACCGTCTGGGCGGAGCTGGATTTCACCCCCCTCCGGTGAACTCCGCACCGGAGCCCGGAAAACCGGGATCCGGTGGTGCGAAGGCCGGTGCGGCGGGCGGTAAAAGATCAAAGAAACCGGGGAAAAAACCCTTCCAACCAAACCAAACCCCGTGTTTGTCACTCGAGTGGGTGAAACGGGCCGTTGTGGCTGGCGTGTGGGTCGTCCCACCGTGCACGCTCGGCACGAACGACTCCCACACATGCATCGGCCCTCGCCGGGACGGCAATCCCAGTGCGAGGGCCTGACCATCCAGGAAGAGAGCAATTCTTCCCCATGGCTGCCACGAAGCCTATCGCTGCCACGCACTCCGCACAGGGCGTTCGGCGCAGTGCCACCCACTCCGGTGTCACCCACGTACGTGTGTACCAGCCGATCCGCTACACGGTCATCGGCAACCACCTCGCCCAGCACCCGGCGTTGTCGCTGGTCGCGATCGGTCTGGCCGTGCACATCCTGTCGCTGCCGCAGGGTGCCTGCGTCGACATCCGCAGTCTCGCCGGACGCTTTCCCGAAGGGCGGGGCCGCATCGCCTCCGGGCTGCGGGAGCTGGAGGCGCACGGCTATCTGGAGCGGGTGCGCGAGCGCACGGACGGGGGCCGTTTGGTGACCCGTACGTACGCCTACGACAACCCGGCGCTCACCCGGAGGCAGACGGAGGCGACCGAGGTGCAGGACGCGCCGGTGGCTCCTGCCGCCGCCGTCGCCTGCGTCGCCCCGGTCGCACCCGTCGCCTCGGTCGCGCCCGTGGCCCCGGTCGCGCCCGTCGCTCCGTTCCCGCCCGTGGCCCCGGTCCCGCCCGTGGCCCCGGTCGCGCCGGTCGTGGTCGCGGAAGCCGTAGTGGTCGAGGCGGCATGCGACACGGTCCCCGATGACGCTCCGACGCCGCCGTCCGAAGGGTTCGAAAGCTCCGAGCCGTCCGAGCCGTCCGAGCCGTTCGAAGCCTCCGAGCAGTCCGAGCCCTCCGAGCAGTCCGAGCCCTCTGAGCCGTCCGAGCCCTCCGATCCGTCCGAACCAGTCGGATCCCTTGACCAGCCGGGACCGTCCGGCAGCGAGCACCGTGAGAAGGCCTTCGCCCTGCTCGCGGGCCTGCGCCGCATCGACGACCGCTTCACGCTCTCCCGGAAGGACGTGGAGAGCCTCGCCCCCGCCGTCGTCGCCTGGTTGGACAACGGCGCATCCCGGGCCGCGGTGACCCACGCCATGATCGCCGACGTTCCCGTCCCCTTGATGTCTCCCGCCGGGTTCCTCGCCTACCGGCTCCGGGAAGGTCTCCCGCCGCCTCTGCCGGCGCCTCCGCCGTACGCGGATCCTCCCGGCACCCCGCCGACCGCCACCGTGCCGGACCGGCCGGCCCCCTGGTCGGATCCCTGGGAGGACTGCGAAGGCGGCTGCACGCGCGTCTTCCGGGAGTCGGCGCCCGACAAGTGCTGTCGCGAGTGCCGTGCGCGCAGAGCGGCAGCGTCGACGAAGTCGCCGGTGCGCACGTCTGAGCCCTCACGCAGCCGGAGTGGACCGGTGAGGGGCCGACGGGGCGTCGGCAAAGGGGCCGGCGGGGCGGGCGTAGCGTAGAAGGCATGTCGAAGTACGGATCCTTTCCCGGTACGCGTCCTCGGCGGCTGCGCACCACCTCCGTCATGCGGCGCATGGTCGCGGAGACCCGGCTGCATCCGGCGGACTTCATCCTCCCGGCGTTCGTGCGGGAGGGCGTGAGCGAGCCGGTGCCGATCCAGGCCATGCCGGGCGTCGTCCAGCACACGCGGGACAGCCTGAAGAAGGCCGCGCTGGAGGCCGTCGAGGCCGGGGTCTCGGGGATCATGCTGTTCGGCGTGCCCGAGGAGTCGAAGAAGGACGCGGTCGGGACGCCCGGTACCGATCCGGACGGCATCCTCCAGGTCGCCATCCGGGACGTGCGCGCCGAGGTCGGGGACGACCTCCTCGTCATGTCCGACCTGTGTCTCGACGAGACGACCGATCACGGGCACTGCGGCGTACTGGACGCGGAAGGGCGCGTCGACAACGACGCGACCCTGGAGCGGTACGCCGAGATGGCCCAGGTCCAGGCCGACGCGGGGGCTCATGTCGTCGGGCCCAGCGGGATGATGGACGGGCAGGTCGGGGTCATCCGGGACGCCCTCGACCAGATCGGGCGGGAGGACGTCGCGATCCTCGCCTACACCGTCAAGTACTCCTCGGTCTTCTTCGGGCCGTTCCGTGAGGCGGTCGGGTCGTCCCTGAAGGGGGACCGGAAGACCTATCAGCAGGACCCCGCCAACCTGCGCGACGCGATGCGCGAGCTGGCGCTCGACCTGGAGGAGGGCGCGGACATGGTCATGGTCAAGCCGGCCGGGCCCTATCTCGACGTCCTGGCGAGGGTCGCCGACGCCGTGGACGTGCCGGTCGCCGCGTACCAGATCTCCGGCGAGTATTCGATGGTCGAGGCCGCCGCCGAGAAGGGCTGGATCGACCGCGACCGGGCGATCTTCGAGACGCTGACCGGCATCAAGCGGGCCGGGGCGCGGAACATCCTCACCTACTGGGCCACCGAGGCGGCCCGCAAGCTGCGCTGACGCGCCGGGCCGCCCGGCTGTGCGTGCCCGCGCGGGGGCGCGGCCGCGGAA encodes:
- a CDS encoding ECF subfamily RNA polymerase sigma factor, BldN family, producing the protein MYPHVGVDTSGLATLRATVATVQDLLRGFVPTAYAVPAFATAAPAGPCYALAEGSAAVGRRGRPTGATTARRPAADSDSARMMDLVERAQAGEADAFGRLYDQYSDTVYRYIYYRVGGKATAEDLTSETFLRALRRIGTFTWQGRDFGAWLVTIARNLVADHFKSSRFRLEVTTGEMLDANEVERSPEDSVLESLSNAALLDAVRRLNPQQQECVTLRFLQGLSVAETARVMGKNEGAIKTLQYRAVRTLARLLPEDAR
- a CDS encoding HAD family hydrolase, translated to MAALGWLTPRRRSATARSVLAGEASAEAARKSTQALDSQDAPDASAREPQFPVHGDALAAAFFDLDNTVMQGAALFHFGRGLYKRKFFETQDLVRFAWQQAWFRLAGVEDPEHMQEARDSALSIVQGHRVSELMSIGEEIYDEYMAERIWPGTRALAQAHLDAGQKVWLVTAAPVEIAQVIARRLGLTGALGTVAESVDGVYTGKLVGEPLHGPAKAEAVRALAAAENLDLSRCAAYSDSHNDIPMLSLVGHPYAINPDAKLRKHARTLDWRLRDYRTGRKAAKVGIPAAAGVGAVAGGTAAAIALHRRRR
- a CDS encoding glutaredoxin family protein, with translation MSPLFRRKAGPGDRSVTLIRKSGCHLCDDAERVVDKVCAELGVPWEQKDIADDRELYDRYWEQIPVVLVDGRQHTFWRVDEDRLRGELTG
- a CDS encoding redox-sensing transcriptional repressor Rex encodes the protein MATGRTHRPATRGRGIPEATVARLPLYLRALTALSERSVPTVSSEELAAAAGVNSAKLRKDFSYLGSYGTRGVGYDVEYLVYQISRELGLTQDWPVVIVGIGNLGAALANYGGFASRGFRVAALIDADPAMAGKQVAGIAVQHSDGLEKIISDNGVSIGVITTPPSVAQQVCDRLVAAGVTSILNFAPTVLSVPDGVDVRKVDLSIELQILAFHEQRKAGEEAALNEAAALSASAGRGDSTDQGPDGDVPAVMPA
- a CDS encoding glutamyl-tRNA reductase, with translation MSLLVVGLSHRSAPVSVLERASLSADAQSKLLQDTVAAEPAAEAAVLATCNRIELYADVDKFHAGVAELSTLLAQHSGVGLEELTPYLYVHYEDRAVHHFFSVACGLDSMVVGEGQILGQIKDALARAQELHTAGRLLNDLFQQALRVGKRAHSETGIDRAGQSLVTFGLEQLAAGGDVRDWARGKRALVIGAGSMSSLAAATLARAGVAEVVVANRTLDRAERLTRILAEADGGHVSARAVPMESVPAELTRADVAVSCTGATGLVLTAESVAAAVEGRTGAPVAFDEEAAPAGERPLPAASAGSDDNCPLDLAAVQQSGVQRDGFSVIGEAAVAGMDAATLEQHAAWVDNATVDRRLAGRRGPEADAELIAALAATAAAVGRIPERRTPEPVAALVRPQPVLFLLDLAMPRDVDAAAHRLAGVRLVDIESLSEASADAPMAADVDQVRRIVADEVAAFGAAQRAAHITPTVVALRAMAADVVAGEIARLDGRLPGLDDRHRAEITQTVKRVVDKLLHAPTVRVKQLAAEPGGAGYADALRTLFDLDQETVAAVSRAEDSTEKTSENRGPA
- the hemC gene encoding hydroxymethylbilane synthase, whose protein sequence is MSTKALRLGTRRSRLAMAQSGQVAEAVSQVTGRPVELVEITTYGDVSREHLAQIGGTGVFVTALRDALAKGEVDFAVHSLKDLPTTQPEDLVLAAVPVREDPRDAIVARDALKFTDLPRGARIGTGSPRRMAQLNAYARSHGLDIQTVPIRGNVDTRIGYVHDGELDAVVLAAAGLSRIGRLDEVTDFLSIDTVLPAPGQGALAIECAAHDASLISALGALDDPFTRVAVTAERSLLAALEAGCSAPVGALADLLADGQIVNEMRLRGVVGTPDGSRTVQLSTTGPVPETHDGAMALGRELAAEMLAQGAAGLMGEQAQ
- a CDS encoding bifunctional uroporphyrinogen-III C-methyltransferase/uroporphyrinogen-III synthase, producing MSPTALPAAGLEHGHVTFLGAGPGDPGLLTLRAVEALAHADVLVAEHEVLDVVRTHARPGVAVVHADASPSPDSAAGTGTPFPTLVDGTSTTAETPAVRDAAHLVMEAARGGRRVVRAVSGDPGLDAYAAEEMLACAAAGVPFEVVPGVAAAVGVPAYAGVPLRDAQGADVRFVDARTASDRCWTEVGASDGTVVVSTTLDSVAAAAGELVSAGRKPDTPMTVTVAGTTTRQRTWSATLGTIAQTLKQAKVLPSPEGGRPVIAVVGERSAPAQRDQLAWFESKPLFGWKVLVPRTKEQAVSLSDQLRSYGAVPHEVPTIAVEPPRTPQQMERAVKGLVTGRYEWIAFTSVNAVKAVREKFEEYGLDARAFAGIKVAAVGEQTAKALIAFGVKPDLVPSGEQSAAGLLEDWPPYDPVFDPIDRVFLPRADIATETLVAGLIELGWEVDDVTAYRTVRASPPPAETREAIKGGGFDAVLFTSSSTVRNLVGIAGKPHNVTVIACIGPATAKTAEEHGLRVDVMAPEPSVLKLAEALADFGLRRRAAAREAGDPVTRPSERRPGARRRRAT
- a CDS encoding DUF397 domain-containing protein gives rise to the protein MKLEWIKSSYSTSSGPDCVEVAIPDESHVLVRDSKNPVGPRLTLTPTAWAEFLPYASDH
- a CDS encoding helix-turn-helix domain-containing protein, translating into MSGWDAEPEVDDEAGAVMRTVQRQLKLWRESAGLTQAEFGAAIGYGEEQVSSVERGRRIPRPEYLDRADEVLSAGGRIAALKEDLAEVRYPKKVRDLKRLEADAVELCAYNNSVIHGLLQTREYARAVLSARRPPFAADQLEQQVAARVARQEIVNGTTARPVFSFVQCESTLRRPIGGKMVMRAQLEHLLAVADFGNVDLQVLPLGHEENSGLDGSFRLLRLTDGTTVGHVEVVHVSRVIAEPKEVQLLDIQYGIIRAQALSPRESTALVEKVLGET
- a CDS encoding ATP-binding protein, whose protein sequence is MSDVNQQTVRAPLHQFSVPLSATRRGARLARLLAAEQLSAWGVPLDPARLVVAELAANAALHGRVPGRSFRLTLSVTAPRTLRVEVADTLGDRLPHRSREDSGAPPESGYGLLLVEESADRWGVRCGPVPCKTVWAELDFTPLR